The nucleotide sequence ATTATATAACTCTCTTTTTTCAGGTTTCTTATAATACTATTTAGACCTACAGCCGCACCAAGACAATCCACATCGGGATTTTTATGTCCCATAATAAAAACTGTACTGCTTTCATTTATTAAATCCCTAAGAGCATGAGCTATAACTCTAGCTCTCACTCTGGTTCTTTTCTCCATTTCCTTAGTCTTACCACCAAAGAATAAAAGCCTTTCACCATATTTAACAACAACTTGGTCTCCCCCCCTGCCAAGAGCTAATTCTTTAGCAGAGTTGGCAAAGTTGTGATTTTCTAAAGGGCTGTTTCCACCACGGCCAACACCAATACTAAGTGTAACGGAAAGCTTGTTACCCATACTTATTTCTCTTATTACATCCAAGATGTCAAACTTTTTCTTAATTTCTTCTTCTAAATATTTTTCTTGTACTGAAAGAACATATTTATTGGAAGCATACTTTCTTACAAGAGCATTAATGCCTTGTGCATAGTTGTTAATATTTCTTTCAATCTCTGCTACCAAAAGGGGTCTTTGCCCATCATCCACAGTCTTTAGTATATCATCTAAATTGTCTACTTCTATAAGCATAACACTTTCTCTGTTGTCATATATTTTTTTTGCTTCGGTTATATCATAAAAGTAAAATAGAATTATATCATCTTTATCATTTTTATTATCTGAAACATGAACAATACTGGTATATACGTGATAGTATCTTTCTTTGATGTTTATATATTCAAAATGATTATCCTTTGATTCTGTGATAGCGCTTATTTCTAAGCCCTTAATAATTGTACTTATTGATTTTCCCAGAATTTGCTCTTGCTTCAAAATCGATGACATATTTTGATTATACCAAACAATATTCCCCTGGCTACCCGTTATTATCAATGGAAAGGGTAAGTTTATCAAGGTATTTCTTGTAGCAGTATCTAGCTTCATAGAGAAGTCTTCTATAAATTTCTGCCATTCATCCTTTTTTGCCTCAGAGCTTTTTATATTGTACACTACTAATACAGCAAATAGCATCAAAACCACTATTCCTTCAAAATTATGGCCATAGTAAAACAAAAGAGCTGTCAATAGAGCTATAATTATCATATATACCCTGTTGCTGGGGGAAAAATAATTATACCTGTTATTATCCATAAAATTCCGCCTTCCAAATCTCTATAAAACCTATTTTTTATTTCTGCCCTTAAATAATCTGTTTGGATCAACCTTTCTAAAATCAAAAATTAAATCTGCAAAACCGATATAAAGTGCCATAGTATTCATAGGTGGCAGTATCAATGCCACTGTTATTATCACTGCTGAGGTTTTATTCATGTTAAACTTATTTTTAGCAAAATAGTATATGACAGCTGCTCCAATTAGCAATAGAGTGAACTGCAGAACTACAACCGCTGAAGAAAATATGTATTTGCCAATATCCAAATTTGTCCTATCTAATATTATACCTAGGCAAGTAATTATGATAATTAATGCACCTATTCTGTTATCTATGTATACTCTTTCAAATGGTGTAATTTCTATAACCTCATATCTCAATCTCTTTAATATGCTTCTTGTTACTGTGAAATTTATAAAACCTACACCAAATCCGTATAATACAAGGCCCCCAGGTAGTAAATAAAGAAACATCTCCGGGGTTATAGCTTCAATCATCTGCTTCAATTGTTCATACTGAGTACTGTCTACAGTAGTACCGGTAATGCGGATTGATTGTTCAAAGGATTCCCGAACAAGGTCTATACTACTTTTTATCGTATTTACAATGAAATTTCTATCTGCAAAGAGCAGATAAAAAGACACGTTTAATGCCATTCCAATAATATAAACTATAGCTAATAGGAATACACTCCTTGACATTTTTACTCTATTTTTAAAGCAATATCCCAATGCTAAGCCCGTTGGGCCATATATGCTTCCAACGCTTACTGCTATTTGGATCCCCATAGTCACTGCAACTAATATTATACTTACTACCAATGAACTCACAGCCAATTTAAAATCATGCCTTATATACAATATAGCAAAGGGTATTGGTAGTACAGCCAAAGCAACCATGCCAATAACAGGTACATAAAATACAAAAAATGATATTACTATAGTTAGTGCTGCGAATAATCCTGCTTCAACAATCTTACTGGTATTATTTCTATTATCCATTTCATCCTCCAAATACATTACTGTGGAATGCTTTTTATTTCATTCTGTCCTCCATATGACTAGCTAGTCTGCTAAGATTTTTCCCTTGCTTTTCCACTATGTCTTCTTCTATTATACCCACTTTTAATTTTTTTTGTATATTTTCATCTACTGCAGAATAAGAATATCCAAGCCTGTCTGCTAGTATGTATAGTATGATTATTGCCCCGGAAATAGAATCTAATATAGCTTCCTGAGCTACATTGCTTCCTTTTGTCAGTAGTCTGTAAAATTCACCAATAACGCATAAAAGCTGAG is from Clostridium thermarum and encodes:
- a CDS encoding DHH family phosphoesterase, producing MDNNRYNYFSPSNRVYMIIIALLTALLFYYGHNFEGIVVLMLFAVLVVYNIKSSEAKKDEWQKFIEDFSMKLDTATRNTLINLPFPLIITGSQGNIVWYNQNMSSILKQEQILGKSISTIIKGLEISAITESKDNHFEYINIKERYYHVYTSIVHVSDNKNDKDDIILFYFYDITEAKKIYDNRESVMLIEVDNLDDILKTVDDGQRPLLVAEIERNINNYAQGINALVRKYASNKYVLSVQEKYLEEEIKKKFDILDVIREISMGNKLSVTLSIGVGRGGNSPLENHNFANSAKELALGRGGDQVVVKYGERLLFFGGKTKEMEKRTRVRARVIAHALRDLINESSTVFIMGHKNPDVDCLGAAVGLNSIIRNLKKESYIILEPPNSGVKQLLEKFKKDPDYEDVFINSEACKARMDENSLLIIVDVHNKGYILNEELVKEIKRVVIIDHHRKSADYIENAILSYMEPYASSTSELITEIIQYIIDKPKLKQLEAESLLAGICVDTKNFYFKTGVRTFEAASFLRRLGADTVDVKKLFSDDLNTYIQRSEIIKSATVENNIAIAVCPPYIEDTVLAAQAADELLNITGIQASFVFVKIENDLYISGRSLGDVNVQVIMEALGGGGHMNIAGTKLFNTTVEEGLKALKEAIDKNLMEGEK
- a CDS encoding MazG-like family protein, yielding MKRENFNIMSDIKIIEDLKAQLLCVIGEFYRLLTKGSNVAQEAILDSISGAIIILYILADRLGYSYSAVDENIQKKLKVGIIEEDIVEKQGKNLSRLASHMEDRMK
- a CDS encoding YybS family protein; its protein translation is MDNRNNTSKIVEAGLFAALTIVISFFVFYVPVIGMVALAVLPIPFAILYIRHDFKLAVSSLVVSIILVAVTMGIQIAVSVGSIYGPTGLALGYCFKNRVKMSRSVFLLAIVYIIGMALNVSFYLLFADRNFIVNTIKSSIDLVRESFEQSIRITGTTVDSTQYEQLKQMIEAITPEMFLYLLPGGLVLYGFGVGFINFTVTRSILKRLRYEVIEITPFERVYIDNRIGALIIIITCLGIILDRTNLDIGKYIFSSAVVVLQFTLLLIGAAVIYYFAKNKFNMNKTSAVIITVALILPPMNTMALYIGFADLIFDFRKVDPNRLFKGRNKK